Genomic DNA from Thermodesulfobacteriota bacterium:
TCTTTTCATCAATTTCATCTATGGATTTTCTCAATTCATTGATATGAGAATCTGCATGCCGCATGAGTTTGGTTACCTTTCCGTTATGGTTTCATCGATCTGATGGCCAAAATGTCTCCCGCCTTTCTCAACTGCTACCAGCACCTTATCACCGGGACTTAATTTAACCACCGATATCGGATCTCCTTCAGGTGAGGTCAGCCGGATGGTTTCCGCATTTTGCAGAATGGTGGTGACCTCTTTTTTATTTACCGTCGCTCTGACAAGCATTAACGGTCGTTTTTCAATTTTAAGCCGTCCGACCACACCCGTCACCGCATTGCCCTTGAAATCAACGATCAACACCCTATCACCGGCCGATAGTTCTGAGAGGTATCTTGTTTTTCCGCCCGGAACCTTTGTATATGCATGAACCGGACCTGCATTTATGCGAAATGGCCTGGGAGATACATAGGGATTTAAAACCGTTTCTGCGTGAACCAGAAACATGGCGCTGCTGCTGTTTCCCACCATCATTCCTTGCCCTTTGACCATCGATGTGCAGGTATCCACACACACTCTATCGCCCATGCCAATCGGCGTTACTTCTTTAATTTCAGCTGTTTCAAGCGAAATACGTTCCTCCTTTGATCCTATCAAAGAAAGGACTTTTTTTAATTCCATGGTATCGGTGGTGTGAAAAAGAATATGCCGCACTCCTTTTTCCAGAATACCAAATACGGTTTCGGCTTCTTTTAAGTTATTAACCTGCACAATCACATCTGCGCCTTTGGCAATTAAGTTTTCCAACGGGATCACCGTCCAGTTTTCACATTGAAGAATGACTTTTTTGCTTTGTCCCAGTTTGACAATCTCATTCTCATCTTCACCGCTTTTTATGGGATAAAAAATGACATCTTTACCCAAGCTTAAATCACCGTCTTCAGAAACTGTCTGTATCCTTCCGAGTTTTTTAACTTTTTCTGAATATCCTTTTGGAACCATGATGCCGTCTGCGCCGCCTTCAAGCGCAGCAGTAACTATATTTTTATCCCACGGATCGACTTTAATCCAAATTTTGCGCATTTTTCTTTTCCTCTGTGTGGGGTGTTCTCTCTTTTAAAACAAAATATCTATACCTTCGATCCACCCGCCACCAGCAACATACAACGGACGAGGTTAATCGAGAGCTAACCAACTAAATATATTATTAGCTTGTTATGTTATCATGCTATGCTTATTGGGGTGCATCACCGCCTGATCGTCTTCCAGTATTTTCAACCCGTCTTCCACATTACCCCCTTCAGTGACAATACATGAAATAGCCCGAACCATGACCCTGGGATCTTTATATTGAAAAACATTGCGGCCTATGGATACTCCGGCACCACCTGCGATGACGCTTCCTTTCACCATCTCAAGTATTTCCTTTGCCGAATTCATTTTAGGACCGCCTGCAATCACCACAGGGACACTGCATCCGGCTACCACCTCATGAAATGTTTCCGTGGACCCGGTGTAGGAAACCTTTACAATATCCGCTCCCATCTCGCTGCCCAGCCGGGCGGCATGTTTTATTGCCTGAACGTCATATTCGTCCTTTATCTTCTCTCCCCTTGGATATATCATGGCAAGAAGCGGCATCCCCCAAGTTCGCGCATCGTAACTGATCTTGCCAAAGTCATTGAGCATTTCCTTTTCATCTCCGTTTCCCAGGTTTACATGTATGGATACCGCATCGGCACCAAGTTTAACCGCTTCTTCAACCGAACAAACCAGAGTTTTGGCATTGGGGTAAACCGAAAGACAGGTGGATGCGGACAGGTGTATGATAAGCCCGATATCCCTGCCCTCCTCGCGATGTCCCTCTTCAACCAATCCCTTGTGCATCACGATGGCGTTTGCGCCACCCTGAGAGACGTTTTGAATTGCCTGTTTCATGTCCTTCAACCCATCGATGGGGCCCACCGATATTCCGTGATCCATGGGAACGATGACCGTTTTTCCCGAATTCCGGTTCATAATTCGTTCCATACGAATCCTTTTGCCTAAAATGGTCATGATTCATTTCCTCCTTTTCAATAAAAAAGGCCGTGAAGTTATTTCTCCACGGCCTTTAAAAATAAAAAAGCCGAGGACTCTTTTCTGCCCACGGCTTATAGCGCTTAGTTATATTTATTACTGACTTTGGCGCACCCCAGGCAGAACGGTAATAAAATAATAATACCGGAAAAACCAAAAATATCTGCCTGAAAGATTGATTGCCATTTAAAATTGTCTCTGTAAATTATAGTTTCCGTATAATTATATTGGCAGATTTTGGTTGTCAACATATTTTTTTAGGATGGCTTCATAAATTCCGCCTGTCGGGGCTGTATGCGCTGAATCATCCATCACCGGGACCTACTTTGAATAAAGGCTCAAACCACAGGGTTTACCCGCTTTTTTCTCCCGCTGCTTCTTAGCGGAGAAATTTAATTTGTCCCAGCGATAATTTTCCCTTCTG
This window encodes:
- a CDS encoding 2-amino-3,7-dideoxy-D-threo-hept-6-ulosonate synthase, which gives rise to MTILGKRIRMERIMNRNSGKTVIVPMDHGISVGPIDGLKDMKQAIQNVSQGGANAIVMHKGLVEEGHREEGRDIGLIIHLSASTCLSVYPNAKTLVCSVEEAVKLGADAVSIHVNLGNGDEKEMLNDFGKISYDARTWGMPLLAMIYPRGEKIKDEYDVQAIKHAARLGSEMGADIVKVSYTGSTETFHEVVAGCSVPVVIAGGPKMNSAKEILEMVKGSVIAGGAGVSIGRNVFQYKDPRVMVRAISCIVTEGGNVEDGLKILEDDQAVMHPNKHSMIT
- a CDS encoding 3-dehydroquinate synthase II gives rise to the protein MRKIWIKVDPWDKNIVTAALEGGADGIMVPKGYSEKVKKLGRIQTVSEDGDLSLGKDVIFYPIKSGEDENEIVKLGQSKKVILQCENWTVIPLENLIAKGADVIVQVNNLKEAETVFGILEKGVRHILFHTTDTMELKKVLSLIGSKEERISLETAEIKEVTPIGMGDRVCVDTCTSMVKGQGMMVGNSSSAMFLVHAETVLNPYVSPRPFRINAGPVHAYTKVPGGKTRYLSELSAGDRVLIVDFKGNAVTGVVGRLKIEKRPLMLVRATVNKKEVTTILQNAETIRLTSPEGDPISVVKLSPGDKVLVAVEKGGRHFGHQIDETITER